ATTGCCCCCGGCACGCGCTGGGAGGACGTGGACATGAACTGGACCTGCCCCGAATGCGGCGCGCGCAAGGAAGATTTCGAGATGGTGCGCATCTGAGGTCAAGGCTTTAGCGCCCAATCCCCCTGAGGAGAATCCCTTTGGATCTGCAGGCTTCGGAAGGTTCCAGCACCAGCCCGGCGGTGGCCGCCAAGGTACTGGTCATTGATGACAGCAACACGATACGCCGCAGTGCCGAGATCTTCCTCAAGCAGGCGGGCCACGAGGTGGTGCTGGCCGAGGACGGCTTCGATGCGTTGGCCAAGCTCAGCGACTACCAGCCCGATCTGGTGTTCTGCGACATCCTGATGCCGCGCCTGGACGGCTACCAGACCTGCGCCATCATCAAGCGCAACCCTCAGTTCGCCGCGCTGCCGGTGATCATGCTGTCCTCCAAGGACGGCCTGTTCGACAAGGCGCGCGGCCGCATGGTGGGCTCGCAGGACTACCTGACCAAGCCCTTCACCAAGGACCAGCTGTTGCAGGCCGTGCAGCAGCATCGCCGCGGCGCCTGAGCCGACACATCCCAGGGATGCCCTTCAAGAGGCACAGCGAGGAGCACGAGATGCCCATCCGAAATATTTTGCTGGTCGACGATTCCAAGACCGAGCTGCACCATCTGAGCGAGATCCTGGTCAAGCGCGGCTATCAGGTGCGCACCGCCGAGAACGGCGAGGAGGCGCTGAAGCGCCTGGAAGAGGAAAAGCCCGACCTGATCCTGATGGACGTGGTGATGCCGGGCCAGAACGGCTTCCAGCTGACCCGCTCGATCACCCGCGACGAACGCTTCACCGACGTGCCGGTGATCATGTGCACCAGCAAGGGCCAGGAGACCGATCGGGTCTGGGGCCTGCGCCAGGGCGCGCGCGACTATGTGGTGAAACCGGTCAAGGCCGAGGAGTTGCTGGCCAAGATCAAGGCCTTGGGCTGACCGCTCCATGAGCAATAAGCAAGCCCTGCGCGAACTTCAGCAACGTCTCGCGCAGCGCATGCAGGCGGCGCGCGAGCAGCCGCAGACCGCGAGCTGGCTGGCCGTCGAGGCCGGCGGCGCGCCGCTGCTATTTCCGCTGCGCCAGTCCAGCGAGATCTTCACGCCGGTGCCGCTGAAGCCCGTGCCCTATGCCAAACCCTGGCTGCTGGGCGTGGCGAACCTGCGCGGCGGCCTGCACACGGTGGTGGACCTGGCGGCCTTCCTCGGCCTGCGCGAGGCGGGTGCCGCACCGCGCGGCGAGGGCGCGCGGCTGGTGACGGTCAACCCCGATCTGAACATCAACTGCGCGCTGCTGGTCGACAAGCTGTTGGGCTTGCGCGGCGACGAGCAGCTGCAGCCGCTGGAGGGCGGCGCGAGCGACACCGGATCCCGGCCGAAGTTTGCCGGCGGGCTGTGGCGCGATGGGGAGGGCCGGCGCTGGCAGGCGCTGGATCTGGAGGCCCTGGCCAGGCATGAGCAGTTCCTGCGCATAGTGGCTTGACGATCAACAAGACCGCCCCGGCCACAAGCCGGTGACGCATGACAGCGGCCC
This genomic stretch from Roseateles sp. DAIF2 harbors:
- a CDS encoding rubredoxin; protein product: MCLICGWIYDEATGDPEHGIAPGTRWEDVDMNWTCPECGARKEDFEMVRI
- a CDS encoding PleD family two-component system response regulator: MDLQASEGSSTSPAVAAKVLVIDDSNTIRRSAEIFLKQAGHEVVLAEDGFDALAKLSDYQPDLVFCDILMPRLDGYQTCAIIKRNPQFAALPVIMLSSKDGLFDKARGRMVGSQDYLTKPFTKDQLLQAVQQHRRGA
- a CDS encoding chemotaxis protein CheW produces the protein MSNKQALRELQQRLAQRMQAAREQPQTASWLAVEAGGAPLLFPLRQSSEIFTPVPLKPVPYAKPWLLGVANLRGGLHTVVDLAAFLGLREAGAAPRGEGARLVTVNPDLNINCALLVDKLLGLRGDEQLQPLEGGASDTGSRPKFAGGLWRDGEGRRWQALDLEALARHEQFLRIVA
- a CDS encoding PleD family two-component system response regulator, giving the protein MPIRNILLVDDSKTELHHLSEILVKRGYQVRTAENGEEALKRLEEEKPDLILMDVVMPGQNGFQLTRSITRDERFTDVPVIMCTSKGQETDRVWGLRQGARDYVVKPVKAEELLAKIKALG